A genomic stretch from Malus domestica chromosome 15, GDT2T_hap1 includes:
- the LOC103456070 gene encoding LOW QUALITY PROTEIN: proteasome subunit beta type-6 (The sequence of the model RefSeq protein was modified relative to this genomic sequence to represent the inferred CDS: substituted 1 base at 1 genomic stop codon): protein MASSDMDLNAPHSMGTTIIGVTYDRGVVLAADSRTSTGVYVANRASDKITQLTDNVYVCRSGSAADSQVVSDYVRYFLHQHTIQLGQPATVKVCANLVRLLSYGNKNMLETGLIVGGWDKYEGGKIYGIPLGGTLLELPFAIGGSGSSXLYGFFDQAWKEGMTKDEAEQLVVKAVSLAIARDGASGGVVRTVVINSEGVTRNYYPGDKLPLWHEELEPQNSLLDILNSASPEPMNTQ, encoded by the exons ATGGCTTCTTCCGACATGGATCTCAACGCCCCTCACTCCATGGGTACCACCATCATTGGCGTCACCTACGACCGGGGCGTCGTACTCGCCGCCGACTCTCGTACCAGCACCG GAGTGTACGTGGCCAATCGCGCCTCCGACAAAATCACCCAGCTCACCGACAATGTCTACGTCTGCCGCTCTGGATCG GCTGCCGATTCCCAAGTTGTTTCCGACTACGTGCGCTACTTCCTCCATCAGCACAC CATTCAGCTTGGCCAACCTGCGACTGTGAAAGTTTGTGCAAACCTCGTCAGGCTGCTGTCTTATGGCAACAag AATATGTTGGAAACTGGGTTGATTGTTGGCGGCTGGGACAAGTACGAAGGCGGTAAGATTTATGGAATTCCTCTTGGTGGCACACTGCTAGAGCTGCCCTTTGCCATTGGAG GATCTGGCTCCAGTTAATTGTATGGATTTTTCGATCAAGCATGGAAAGAAGGAATGACCAAGGATGAAGCCGAG CAATTGGTGGTCAAGGCCGTTTCTCTTGCCATTGCACGAGATGGTGCCAGTGGGGGTGTTGTCCGTACTGTAGTT ATCAATTCCGAGGGAGTGACTAGAAACTACTATCCTGGTGACAAACTTCCACTGTGGCATGAGGAGTTGGAGCCTCAAAACTCGTTGTTGGACATCTTGAACTCCGCTAGTCCTGAGCCGATGAACACACAATGA
- the LOC108169300 gene encoding transcriptional corepressor LEUNIG-like isoform X2, whose protein sequence is MLLLQLQVWQPGFSERLMGKYEGTFIREIIAGITVGISSSELQRLDSPKLQDSQWYEGTFLREIIAGITVGTSSSELQRLDSPKLQDIDSTEHTDIASSVSSANSPFSLAPLKKTHHEPDRSDRTSRKLLEICKVRVPADRPEDGYSWRKYGQKDVLGSSHPRSYYRCIYRGTQGCTATKQVDRDPDDPAMLTVSYRGGHVCRATTPGFVEERDKVQISGLEQLHRGLLQKKQKAFIQAPQPFHQLHRRDAVGRCMDVGFTFTEVNSIKASASKVTSCHFSSDGKLLASGGHDKKALLWYTDTLKLKSTLEEHSALITDVRFSPSKPYLATSSFDKTIRIWDADNPGYSLRNFRGHSASVMSIDFHPNKDDLICSCDGEGQIRYWSINYGGWSRVFKGGMAQIRFQPRLGRFLAAAAENVVSILDVETQTCRHSLQGHTKPIHSVCWDPSGEFLASVSEDSVRVWTLGAGGEGECVHELICNGNKFHSCVFHPTYTSLLVIGCYQTLELWNMTENKTMTLQAHEGLIDSLAVSTVTGLIASASHDKFVKIWK, encoded by the exons ATGCTCTTACTGCAGCTCCAGGTTTGGCAGCCCGGGTTTTCAGAACGACTAATGGGTAA GTACGAAGGAACGTTCATAAGGGAAATCATTGCCGGGATCACAGTTGGAATATCTTCTTCCGAGCTTCAAAGATTAGATTCTCCCAAGCTCCAAGATAGTCAGTG GTACGAAGGAACGTTCCTAAGGGAAATCATTGCCGGGATCACAGTTGGAACATCTTCTTCCGAGCTTCAAAGATTAGATTCTCCCAAGCTCCAAGATATCGATTCAACCGAGCACACAGATATAGCTTCTTCCGTGTCTAGCGCCAACTCTCCCTTCTCTTTGGCGCCGTTGAAAAAGACGCATCACGAACCCGACCGCTCTGACCGTACCTCACGCAAGCTTTTAGAGATATG CAAAGTTCGGGTGCCGGCGGATCGTCCTGAAGACGGGTATAGCTGGCGCAAGTACGGTCAAAAGGATGTGCTCGGCTCGTCACATCCAAG ATCGTATTACAGGTGCATATACAGAGGCACGCAGGGGTGCACGGCCACAAAACAGGTGGATCGCGACCCGGATGACCCAGCGATGCTGACCGTATCGTACAGAGGGGGGCACGTGTGCAGAGCGACGACGCCAGGATTTGTCGAAGAGAGGGATAAAGTTCAAATAAGT GGTTTGGAGCAGCTTCACCGTGGACTTCTCCAGAAGAAACAGAAAGCTTTCATACAAGCTCCCCAGCCCTTTCATCAGCTTCACCGTAGAGATGCTGTTGGTCGATGTATGGATGTAG GGTTCACATTTACGGAAGTAAACTCTATTAAAGCAAGCGCAAGCAAGGTTACAAGCTGTCACTTCTCATCAGATGGGAAGCTTCTTGCTAGTGGGGGCCATGATAAAAAG GCTCTATTGTGGTACACAGATACATTAAAGCTAAAAAGTACGCTAGAAGAACATTCAGCTTTGATAACTGATGTTCGTTTTAGTCCGAGCAAGCCATATCTTGCAACGTCTTCATTCGACAAGACTATCAGGATTTGGGATGCGGACAAT CCTGGTTATTCTCTCCGTAACTTTAGGGGACATTCGGCCTCTGTTATGTCAATAGATTTCCACCCAAATAAAGATGACCTCATCTGTTCTTGTGACGGGGAAGGTCAGATACGCTACTGGAGTATTAACTATGGCGGCTGGTCGCGCGTGTTTAAG GGTGGTATGGCACAAATTAGATTTCAACCCCGTCTTGGAAGATTTCTTGCTGCAGCCGCAGAGAATGTTGTATCTATACTGGATGTTGAGACTCAGACTTGTCGGCATTCTTTACAG GGGCATACTAAGCCTATCCATTCTGTGTGTTGGGATCCTTCTGGCGAATTCCTTGCATCTGTCAGCGAGGACTCTGTAAGAGTTTGGACACTTGGAGCGGGAGGCGAAGGGGAATGCGTTCATGAGTTGATCTGCAACGGAAATAAATTTCATTCATGCGTTTTCCATCCTACGTATACTTCACTGCTGGTCATTGGCTGCTATCAG ACACTGGAGTTATGGAACATGACAGAGAACAAGACAATGACTCTACAAGCACATGAAGGACTCATTGATTCTTTGGCGGTGTCAACTGTTACAGGTTTGATTGCTTCGGCTAGTCACGATAAGTTTGTCAAGATCTGGAAGTGA
- the LOC108169300 gene encoding uncharacterized protein isoform X1, with protein MDTSTALEASPSSSPSSSSSSSTTSSSSPYDVFLSFGEDTRKTFTDHLYWTMKDAGIDFFMEENDSIRRGENISDKVKQIIEGSKISVIVFSSRYADSIWCLEELVQIIECRRTLKQMVLPIFYDLSPSDVIATFVLAFQKHRERFHEDTDIQEKLLRWTDALTAAAGLTDWTDALTAAPGLAARVFRTTNGYEGTFIREIIAGITVGISSSELQRLDSPKLQDSQWYEGTFLREIIAGITVGTSSSELQRLDSPKLQDIDSTEHTDIASSVSSANSPFSLAPLKKTHHEPDRSDRTSRKLLEICKVRVPADRPEDGYSWRKYGQKDVLGSSHPRSYYRCIYRGTQGCTATKQVDRDPDDPAMLTVSYRGGHVCRATTPGFVEERDKVQISGLEQLHRGLLQKKQKAFIQAPQPFHQLHRRDAVGRCMDVGFTFTEVNSIKASASKVTSCHFSSDGKLLASGGHDKKALLWYTDTLKLKSTLEEHSALITDVRFSPSKPYLATSSFDKTIRIWDADNPGYSLRNFRGHSASVMSIDFHPNKDDLICSCDGEGQIRYWSINYGGWSRVFKGGMAQIRFQPRLGRFLAAAAENVVSILDVETQTCRHSLQGHTKPIHSVCWDPSGEFLASVSEDSVRVWTLGAGGEGECVHELICNGNKFHSCVFHPTYTSLLVIGCYQTLELWNMTENKTMTLQAHEGLIDSLAVSTVTGLIASASHDKFVKIWK; from the exons ATGGATACAAGTACAGCCCTTGAAGCCTCACCTTCATCTTCaccgtcctcctcctcctcctcctccaccacctCATCCTCCTCACCCTACGATGTGTTCTTGAGCTTTGGCGAAGACACGCGCAAAACCTTCACGGACCACCTCTACTGGACAATGAAAGACGCCGGAATTGACTTCTTTATGGAGGAGAACGATTCAATAAGAAGAGGGGAAAATATATCAGACAAAGTGAAGCAAATAATCGAAGGGTCTAAGATTTCGGTCATCGTCTTCTCAAGTAGGTATGCGGATTCCATCTGGTGTCTTGAGGAGCTGGTGCAGATCATAGAGTGCAGAAGAACACTGAAGCAAATGGTTCTGCCAATATTCTACGATCTTAGTCCGTCAGATGTTATAGCTACTTTTGTACTAGCATTTCAGAAGCATAGAGAGCGCTTCCATGAAGATACAGATATACAAGAAAAGCTACTGCGGTGGACAGATGCTCTTACTGCAGCTGCAGGTTTGACAGACTGGACAGATGCTCTTACTGCAGCTCCAGGTTTGGCAGCCCGGGTTTTCAGAACGACTAATGG GTACGAAGGAACGTTCATAAGGGAAATCATTGCCGGGATCACAGTTGGAATATCTTCTTCCGAGCTTCAAAGATTAGATTCTCCCAAGCTCCAAGATAGTCAGTG GTACGAAGGAACGTTCCTAAGGGAAATCATTGCCGGGATCACAGTTGGAACATCTTCTTCCGAGCTTCAAAGATTAGATTCTCCCAAGCTCCAAGATATCGATTCAACCGAGCACACAGATATAGCTTCTTCCGTGTCTAGCGCCAACTCTCCCTTCTCTTTGGCGCCGTTGAAAAAGACGCATCACGAACCCGACCGCTCTGACCGTACCTCACGCAAGCTTTTAGAGATATG CAAAGTTCGGGTGCCGGCGGATCGTCCTGAAGACGGGTATAGCTGGCGCAAGTACGGTCAAAAGGATGTGCTCGGCTCGTCACATCCAAG ATCGTATTACAGGTGCATATACAGAGGCACGCAGGGGTGCACGGCCACAAAACAGGTGGATCGCGACCCGGATGACCCAGCGATGCTGACCGTATCGTACAGAGGGGGGCACGTGTGCAGAGCGACGACGCCAGGATTTGTCGAAGAGAGGGATAAAGTTCAAATAAGT GGTTTGGAGCAGCTTCACCGTGGACTTCTCCAGAAGAAACAGAAAGCTTTCATACAAGCTCCCCAGCCCTTTCATCAGCTTCACCGTAGAGATGCTGTTGGTCGATGTATGGATGTAG GGTTCACATTTACGGAAGTAAACTCTATTAAAGCAAGCGCAAGCAAGGTTACAAGCTGTCACTTCTCATCAGATGGGAAGCTTCTTGCTAGTGGGGGCCATGATAAAAAG GCTCTATTGTGGTACACAGATACATTAAAGCTAAAAAGTACGCTAGAAGAACATTCAGCTTTGATAACTGATGTTCGTTTTAGTCCGAGCAAGCCATATCTTGCAACGTCTTCATTCGACAAGACTATCAGGATTTGGGATGCGGACAAT CCTGGTTATTCTCTCCGTAACTTTAGGGGACATTCGGCCTCTGTTATGTCAATAGATTTCCACCCAAATAAAGATGACCTCATCTGTTCTTGTGACGGGGAAGGTCAGATACGCTACTGGAGTATTAACTATGGCGGCTGGTCGCGCGTGTTTAAG GGTGGTATGGCACAAATTAGATTTCAACCCCGTCTTGGAAGATTTCTTGCTGCAGCCGCAGAGAATGTTGTATCTATACTGGATGTTGAGACTCAGACTTGTCGGCATTCTTTACAG GGGCATACTAAGCCTATCCATTCTGTGTGTTGGGATCCTTCTGGCGAATTCCTTGCATCTGTCAGCGAGGACTCTGTAAGAGTTTGGACACTTGGAGCGGGAGGCGAAGGGGAATGCGTTCATGAGTTGATCTGCAACGGAAATAAATTTCATTCATGCGTTTTCCATCCTACGTATACTTCACTGCTGGTCATTGGCTGCTATCAG ACACTGGAGTTATGGAACATGACAGAGAACAAGACAATGACTCTACAAGCACATGAAGGACTCATTGATTCTTTGGCGGTGTCAACTGTTACAGGTTTGATTGCTTCGGCTAGTCACGATAAGTTTGTCAAGATCTGGAAGTGA
- the LOC103415480 gene encoding disease resistance protein RUN1-like — protein MDTTITAVDPSSASSPSSSKQWKHDVFLSFRGEDTRRTFTDNLYWTLKDYKVNVFIDENELPKGENITDELVEAIRLSRMSVVIFSKRYAESRWCLEELEKIMECRRTLGQIVLPIFYNVDPTDVRNQTGSVAEAFQKHAERFHGDTDKVQRWRSAFTAAANLCGGNLRNTDGYEGKFIRKIVNDITRKLNNTYLNVAAKEIGIDSRVQEIIDDLDVGGSDDVRIVGILGMVGTGKTTVAKAIFNRVNQSFEGKSFLSKVREESMVKLQNQLLCDILKPANIEVSSVDQGTKEIQKRLGSIRVLVIIDDIDCVGQLEELAIKHESFGRGSRIIVTTRDEQLLKFIRVDKTCLAQTMNNEEALQLLSWRAFKKSHPNDDEYLELAKKVVDYCGGLPLALEVLGSYLSSKSKREWRSALRKLKRKPHGKIYEKLKMSYDGLIDDDVKAIFLDISCFFIGMNKDYVMTILDGCDFNPDIGIGELHDRCLVTVDEGNNLIMHDLLRDMGREIVRAKSPTITGKRCRLWDHDDVKDVLRNKSGTEDVEGLTLDLHESDEPSFSTEALREMRSLRLLILKGVKFTGNCTYLSKTLTWLCWPEFPLEVMPEDFNPPNLVDVDLSHSQMQVWKDPKDTLKKLKFLNLGYCCRLKWSPDFSKLPNIERLILRDCTSLSEIHPSIVQLKCLKYLSLANSNLTSDAFPEDLGSISSLEVLDLRGNDFTALPILTGLSKLQTLQLDNCTKLQAIPDLPTRLEILEANQCIALERMPDFSEMSRLRELHLNHSPKLTEIPGLDKSLTSMTRIHMEGCTDLNDAFKEAILRGWSASGNGGLFLPGPSLFRGVQPKEEINEHSLDCESMSYSSEYKEGRNDKAARPDDDSYDENRSHKRIRFDLSIGSNAEEETIAGEYNCIIVQNHKGCTEADAIFEEGGDGEDEEEAPGAVLVSVNCSSSGTDQKYKFGIS, from the exons ATGGATACTACCATCACAGCTGTCGATCCCTCCTCTGCATCTTCACCCTCCTCCTCGAAACAATGGAAGCACGACGTGTTCTTGAGCTTTAGAGGCGAAGACACCCGCCGGACCTTCACCGACAACCTCTACTGGACATTAAAAGACTACAAAGTCAACGTCTTCATTGACGAGAACGAACTTCCAAAAGGAGAAAACATAACAGATGAACTGGTGGAAGCGATCAGACTGTCCAGGATGTCCGTCGTCATCTTCTCGAAACGGTACGCGGAATCCCGATGGTGCCTTGAGGAGCTGGAGAAGATCATGGAGTGCAGAAGAACACTTGGGCAAATTGTTCTGCCAATATTCTACAACGTCGATCCGACGGATGTTAGGAACCAGACTGGTAGTGTTGCAGAAGCATTTCAGAAGCATGCAGAGCGCTTCCATGGAGATACAGATAAAGTCCAGAGGTGGAGATCTGCTTTTACTGCAGCTGCAAATTTGTGTGGTGGGAACCTTAGAAACACTGATGG GTATGAAGGTAAGTTTATAAGGAAAATTGTCAACGACATCACTAGAAAACTGAACAACACATACTTAAACGTAGctgccaaagaaattggaatagATTCTCGAGTGCAAGAAATCATCGATGATTTAGATGTTGGAGGATCAGATGATGTTCGCATTGTTGGAATTTTGGGTATGGTCGGAACGGGGAAGACAACGGTTGCAAAAGCCATTTTCAATAGAGTTAATCAAAGCTTTGAAGGTAAAAGTTTCCTTTCAAAGGTGAGGGAAGAGAGTATGGTTAAACTGCAAAACCAACTTCTTTGTGATATCTTGAAACCGGCCAACATAGAGGTAAGTAGTGTGGATCAAGGAACCAAGGAGATACAAAAAAGACTTGGCAGCATAAGGGTACTTGTCATAATTGATGACATAGACTGTGTGGGACAACTAGAAGAGTTAGCTATAAAACACGAGTCATTTGGTAGAGGGAGTAGAATTATTGTAACAACAAGAGATGAACAATTGCTAAAGTTCATTAGAGTCGATAAGACGTGTTTGGCACAAACAATGAATAATGAAGAAGCTCTTCAGCTCCTTAGTTGGCGTGCCTTCAAGAAGAGTCATCCTAACGATGATGAATATCTCGAACTCGCAAAAAAGGTTGTTGATTACTGTGGAGGGTTGCCACTAGcgcttgaagttttaggttctTATCTAAGTtcaaaaagcaaaagagaatgGAGAAGTGCACTgcgcaaattgaaaagaaagcCACACGGGAAGATTTATGAAAAGCTTAAAATGAGCTATGATGGACTAATTGACGATGATGTGAAGGCTATATTCCTTGACAtatcttgtttctttattgGAATGAACAAGGACTATGTCATGACAATATTAGATGGCTGTGACTTCAACCCGGATATAGGAATTGGGGAACTCCATGATCGGTGCCTTGTAACTGTTGATGAAGGAAACAACCTTATAATGCATGATTTGCTTCGAGATATGGGCAGAGAAATTGTACGTGCAAAATCTCCTACCATCACTGGAAAACGTTGTAGATTGTGGGACCATGATGATGTAAAAGACGTATTGAGGAACAAATCT GGAACAGAGGATGTTGAAGGTCTCACTTTAGATTTGCATGAATCTGACGAGCCTAGCTTCAGTACAGAAGCACTTAGAGAGATGCGGAGTCTGAGGTTGCTCATACTCAAAGGTGTAAAGTTCACTGGAAACTGCACATATCTCTCCAAAACGCTAACATGGTTGTGTTGGCCTGAGTTTCCTCTAGAGGTCATGCCAGAAGATTTTAATCCACCAAACCTAGTTGATGTCGACCTGAGTCATAGCCAAATGCAAGTTTGGAAGGACCCCAAAGAC ACGCTGAAGAAATTGAAGTTTCTTAATCTGGGTTATTGCTGTCGCCTAAAATGGTCACCAGACTTTTCAAAACTCCCCAATATCGAGAGATTGATACTCAGAGACTGCACGAGTTTATCCGAGATTCACCCGTCCATAGTACAACTGAAGTGCCTTAAATATCTCTCTCTTGCGAACTCCAATTTAACTAGTGATGCATTTCCTGAGGATCTCGGGTCTATATCTTCTTTAGAAGTTTTAGATCTAAGAGGCAATGATTTTACAGCACTACCCATCCTCACTGGCCTTTCCAAGCTTCAAACTTTACAGTTGGATAATTGTACAAAGCTTCAGGCAATTCCGGATTTACCAACAAGGTTGGAAATTCTGGAAGCGAATCAGTGTATTGCATTGGAAAGGATGCCTGATTTTTCGGAGATGTCGAGACTGAGAGAATTGCATCTGAATCACTCCCCCAAACTCACTGAGATTCCAGGCCTGGATAAGTCTTTAACCTCCATGACAAGGATTCATATGGAAGGGTGCACCGATCTCAATGATGCTTTTAAGGAAGCAATCCTAcgg GGATGGAGTGCGAGTGGAAATGGTGGCCTTTTTCTTCCTGGACCTTCATTGTTTAGGGGTGTCCAACCTAAGGAAGAAATCAATGAACATTCGCTTGACTGTGAGTCCATGTCATATTCAAGTGAATACAAGGAAGGCAGAAATGATAAGGCAGCAAGACCAGATGATGACTCATACGATGAGAATAGATCTCACAAAAGAATAAGGTTTGATCTCAGTATAGGAAGCAATGCAGAAGAAGAAACCATTGCCGGGGAGTATAATTGCATTATAGTTCAAAACCACAAAGGCTGCACGGAAGCTGATGCAATCTTTGAGGAGGGGGGAGACGGTGAGGATGAAGAGGAGGCTCCAGGTGCTGTACTGGTATCCGTTAATTGTTCTTCAAGCGGAACTGATCAGAAGTACAAATTCGGAATCAGTTGA
- the LOC103424725 gene encoding gamma-glutamylcyclotransferase 2-1-like, whose protein sequence is MVFWVFGYGSLVWNPGFEYDEKVLGYIKNYRRVFDLACIDHRGTPEHPARTCTLEYQEGAVCWGAAYSVRGGSEREKLAMEYLERRECEYDSKTLVDFYKEGEFSETEPSLTGVIVFTSTPDKESNKYYLGPAPLEDMARQIATAFGPCGNNRDYLFLLEKAMFDIGHEEDYVIELANEVRKVLGIAGKGFPKEKKLSGPTHHPLKSNVPALQLHPLPEAIAMDS, encoded by the exons ATGGTATTCTGGGTCTTTGGATATGGTTCACTTGTGTGGAACCCAGGATTCGAGTATGACGAGAAAGTGCTAGGTTACATCAAGAACTACAGGCGTGTGTTTGATCTTG CATGCATTGATCACAGAGGTACACCTGAGCACCCTGCTCGGACTTGCACTTTGGAGTACCAAGAAGGAGCTGTCTGC TGGGGTGCTGCTTATTCTGTTCGTGGAGGGTCAGAAAGGGAGAAATTGGCAATGGAG TACTTGGAAAGGAGAGAATGTGAATATGATTCAAAGACTCTCGTCGACTTTTATAAG GAAGGGGAGTTCTCTGAGACTGAGCCTTCCTTGACAGGAGTTATTGT TTTCACGTCCACTCCAGACAAAGAATCAAACAAGTATTACCTTGGTCCTGCTCCATTGGAGGACATGGCAAG GCAAATTGCAACAGCTTTTGGGCCCTGCGGAAACAATAGAGACTATCTCTTTCTGTTGGAGAAGGCTATGTTCGACATAG GCCATGAAGAGGACTACGTGATAGAGCTAGCAAATGAGGTGAGGAAGGTTCTTGGAATAGCCGGAAAAGGATTTCCAAAGGAGAAGAAGTTGTCCGGGCCAACCCACCACCCGCTCAAGTCCAACGTCCCGGCTCTCCAACTGCATCCGCTCCCGGAAGCCATCGCCATGGACTCGTAA
- the LOC103456072 gene encoding trihelix transcription factor ASR3: MKPEQTPSQLDRSHRSSGNRRSTRSQAAPDWNPTDELILVNEVAAVEGDCLKALSSFQKWKIIAQNCFALGVSRTLDQYRRKWEALFGEYKGIKQWEAKSRASDSYWVLGIERRKRNGLPENFDQELFRGIEKLVRVRGNQSDTDPDSDPEDEAEEEPDVDSEPESKRRRRRSTSKKSCPRENSIRSCKREKPQETHAEEKPQKTQAEEKPVGSGLKAIPPKSLAEEHPQKSCVKKKLTNSQRKEEAISIEEQEKIAAMKLHESADLIRAIVTETPDHKAAGVKSTGDLQTDFVRCQGDRVIACLGDIVKTLDQLRHLVQECE; encoded by the exons ATGAAACCCGAACAGACCCCGTCCCAGCTCGACCGATCTCACCGTTCTTCCGGCAACCGGCGCAGCACGCGTTCGCAAGCAGCACCGGACTGGAATCCGACTGACGAGCTCATCCTCGTGAACGAGGTCGCCGCCGTAGAGGGCGACTGCCTGAAAGCGCTGTCGTCGTTTCAGAAATGGAAGATCATAGCTCAGAACTGCTTTGCTCTGGGCGTGTCGCGGACTTTGGACCAGTATCGCCGGAAGTGGGAGGCTTTGTTCGGCGAGTACAAGGGGATCAAGCAGTGGGAGGCGAAGTCCCGAGCTTCCGATTCGTACTGGGTTTTAGGAATTGAAAGAAGGAAGCGGAATGGGCTGCCGGAGAATTTTGACCAGGAGTTGTTTAGAGGGATTGAGAAGCTCGTGAGAGTGAGGGGGAACCAATCGGATACAGACCCAGATAGTGATCCGGAGGATGAGGCGGAGGAGGAGCCTGATGTTGATTCAGAGCCAG AGTCAAAAAGGAGAAGGCGTCGATCAACATCTAAGAAAAGCTGTCCTAGAGAAAATTCAATTAGAAGCTGCAAGAGAGAAAAGCCTCAAGAAACCCATGCAGAAGAAAAACCTCAAAAAACCCAAGCAGAAGAAAAACCTGTAGGAAGTGGTTTAAAAGCAATTCCTCCGAAGAGCCTGGCAGAAGAACATCCTCAGAAGAGCTGTGTGAAGAAAAAGCTTACAAATAGTCAAAGAAAAGAGGAGGCAATCAGCATTGAAGAACAGGAGAAAATTGCGGCTATGAAATTGCATGAAAGTGCAGATTTAATCCGTGCTATCGTTACTGAGACACCTGACCATAAGGCTGCTGGCGTGAAGAGCACCGGGGACCTCCAAACTGATTTTGTTAGGTGCCAAGGGGACCGGGTCATTGCATGCCTTGGCGATATTGTGAAGACACTCGACCAGCTCCGTCATCTTGTCCAGGAATGTGAATAG
- the LOC103456071 gene encoding uncharacterized protein — protein MDSSTSMNNQINVNFTSQSHSEIISRHPLNDDSNQPDIPLLLQSSYELCSFRVSLKWWALDHSSCLGKFVSYFTFIFLTILVPIVTSLSLNTSSDPISFNKLVQLPESGLAAIGFITLSGFFRKYGLRQLLFLDGLGDDSGFVRREYTRELNKAFKSLACILLPSFFIELAHKIIFFCTVKISLPHISSSVPLNSIMFVFVLASWVYRTGVFLLVCVLFRLTCELQILRFQELHKLFEGCESDSSIIFKEHVRIRKQLWVTSHRYRFFIIGCLFTITVSQFGALLLVLASKTEKTFLNSGDLVVCSAVELSGLFLCLMEAARITHRAQGIVAIATRWHMFLTCPSALSDQQCKKWLRSEASGHHGESDSEHLSDVFSSVPQEEPSSFQTRQALVVYLRHNNGGITLYGFMLDRGSLRTLFAFQFSLVLWILSRVVVLH, from the exons ATGGACTCCTCCACTTCAATGAACAACCAAATCAATGTCAACTTCACCAGCCAGAGCCACTCCGAAATTATATCTCGCCACCCCCTCAATGACGACTCAAACCAACCCGACATTCCCTTACTTCTCCAATCCTCATATGAGCTATGCAGCTTCAGAGTCAGCCTCAAATGGTGGGCACTCGACCACTCCTCGTGCCTTGGAAAATTCGTATCTTATTTCACCTTCATCTTCTTAACAATCCTAGTCCCTATCGTGACCTCCCTCTCTCTAAATACCTCATCTGACCCTATCTCGTTCAACAAGCTAGTCCAACTTCCTGAGTCCGGCTTGGCTGCCATTGGCTTCATAACTCTGTCCGGCTTCTTCAGGAAATATGGCCTAAGACAACTTCTCTTCCTTGACGGTCTTGGAGACGACTCTGGCTTTGTTCGTCGCGAATACACTCGCGAGCTCAATAAGGCCTTCAAGTCCCTTGCTTGCATACTACTGCCTTCATTCTTCATTGAGCTTGCCCACAAGATCATATTCTTCTGCACTGTCAAGATCTCACTGCCTCATATTAGTTCAAGCGTCCCACTCAATTCcattatgtttgttttcgttCTGGCTTCTTGGGTTTATAGAACTGGCGTGTTCTTGCTGGTTTGTGTTTTGTTTCGCTTAACTTGTGAGCTCCAAATACTTAGGTTCCAAGAACTACACAAGTTGTTTGAGGGGTGTGAATCCGATTCCAGCATCATATTTAAG GAACATGTAAGGATAAGGAAGCAATTGTGGGTTACCAGCCATAGGTACCGGTTCTTTATCATCGGATGCTTGTTTACAATCACCGTGAGCCAATTCGGGGCCTTGTTGCTGGTTTTGGCATCCAAGACGGAGAAGACTTTCCTCAACTCGGGTGATCTTGTGGTTTGCTCTGCCGTTGAGCTCAGCGGGTTGTTCTTGTGTCTAATGGAGGCAGCAAGAATAACTCATAGAGCTCAAGGAATTGTGGCAATTGCAACGAGATGGCACATGTTCTTGACTTGTCCATCTGCTTTATCAGATCAGCAGTGCAAAAAATGGCTGCGCTCCGAGGCTAGCGGACATCATGGAGAGAGTGACTCTGAACATTTATCCGACGTTTTCTCTTCAGTTCCTCAAGAGGAGCCTTCCTCATTCCAAACCAGGCAAGCTCTAG tggtGTATTTGCGACACAACAATGGAGGGATCACGCTGTACGGATTTATGCTTGATCGGGGGTCGCTTCGCACACTGTTTGCATTTCAGTTCTCTTTGGTGCTGTGGATACTCAGCAGAGTGGTTGTTTTGCATTAA